tgaatctacaaggaggtcggTATTGGGCAAAGGGAATTCATCTTTAGGGCATGCCTTATTCAAGTTACGAAAGTCCACGCAGCAATGAATCTgaccattttttcttctttacaggtacaatgttggaaagtcattttgggtgttggatgggtttgataaagcCAGCTGTCAACAACTTCTTGATCTCttgaactatttgagcttctacctcggtgtggaagaccctagccgGTTGAACTACTAGCCTTATTCTTGGGTtcacattaagagaatgaaCTACCAACCCTGGGTCTAAGCCAGGCATTTCATCATAGGTCCATAagaacacatctctgtatttttgaagtaagGTTACCAATTGTTCCCTTTCTTGTGCCATCAgttgactgctaatgaagacaggcTTTCGAGATCCCGGCTCGGTTCCCAaatctatttcctttaattccCCCTCAAGCTAAATCTGGGCTTCCTTAACTAGTTCTTCTGGAATTtattcttgggccatcatgtagcttggtggtccgggacctttATGCATAATGCATTCAGGTCCTGCGTACCTTCACAAATGGTAGATCAGCCTTCCTCCaggttcccgcaccaccacacattctcgggatctTGAAGAGCTGGGCttccttttttgtctttttctttccagaATGTTCCTCAGGTCATGGGTGCCCCTCCCTGCTTCTTCTTCCTATAGGATAGGTGCCCCTAGAGTGCCCAGGGTGAGGCTCTCATCATCTGGTTCTAACTCGTCATAGAACatcgtttctgcaaagttcaattctccctggctgaaagggttatggttggcagggatcctGACAGGTCTtccattcagtctccctttaatgcattgatggaacgtaGATGGAATAAGGTGATGTTTATGGAGCCATGAACGTCCCAACAACACATGGTAAGATATTTttgcattaatcacatgaaaccttgtcagggCTACTATTGGTCCTACCCTTAAGGCTAGTTGtacgtatccttctgttgattccACTGaccctccaaatcctgttatttccgtgggagcccccaggatccGTTTGTCAACCAAGCCCACAGCTTCCAGGGTACTCAAAGCTATGAGATTGAGTGACGCCCCTgtatccaccagtgctcttcttATTTGGACaccgtttatggtggccattagatagaGGGGCCTGTGGTGGTCTGGGTGttcaatctccatgtcttcatcggtgaaggttattgcattggttgtctccaggaaagctcgactagcatgtgactctactgtaaagcattccattcctaaatctgctgctatgctcatgagagactctgtggccacccttcTTGCTTCTGGTCCAAATCCCAATTggttgaatagtgacctgaacttgaGATTCTTCTGaagggtcctgactgtgctcgggtggaaggatccttcagattctcctgcttctgtCGGGTTCCCATGTATTACTACTACTACCACCCCTttccctttgtggttaggcaaggggtttcTCTATACTTCTGGTTCCTTCTGAGTGAGTTCCAAGGTTCCTTCCCTCAGCTTCTTatggaagagtctgcgaagggtccagcaatccttagtggaatgcttgacataattatggattctgcaaaataaagggttcttcctttcttcttcagttggtggcctggacacgGTGAATGGCCTAACAATTCCATCTCCGATCCATTTGTCTAAGACATGGCTTAACTCTtcagctgtacatgggatcaccggtggttcctcgaacaccttcccatctggcctcttccttttttctcctactgatgctgtcatagcttgggacaCGGACATCCTTTTTGTCCTCATAGTTTGCGCCgtccttctggttctctgtaACAGGCCAGCAAACTGCATGATACAcagattttcaaggttgagcatgtaatcaaaaagcatgttggctacacaggtttccacgagctccttttcttcgtggtccccatagcagtctaggggcacatcttcaaatcttttaatgaattggacGGGATCCTCTCCAGGTCTCTGCCTTACCATTTGaaggttctggaaagtgatctTACTTTCACCAGGAtaatatttggcgcagaatttttccatcatttcatcacaggttttgatggacccgggtctcaacgtggtgtaccaagtgtatgccctatccactaaggatttggcaaattcccttagacatagttctctgtctcctgcataggggcccatagtgtgaatgaacctactcacatgttccatAGCACTTCCACTtcttccatcgaaaggatggaactttgggggttcgtaccccttagggtatggtttgccaagaagttctggagggaatGGGGGATCTtgagagaattgcttggggatctccgagagtttttccctttcttgctccaggaggACATTGACATCTACCAGTGTTAAGTACTGAGAGTTGGCTTTTCCTCCCACTGCTAACCCTCCTTCTGGCTGCGTTCCATCTTGATGACCAGTAGGGGGAACATTGTCCCTGATTTCCTATGTCCTGCCTTCTTTAAGAAGACGAACTTCTTACTCTAGATCCTTCAACATTGCTGTCATCCTGGCCATGAGGTTTGGTTCCTGCCTTGTGTGTCTTTATCCTGGCACAACCTCCTATTCTACCAGGGGTACCTCGCCTCTTTGCCTGAAAGCTACCTCGTTTTCTCCCACGggctcagaggccgtaggtggcaTATTAGTTCCTTTgctatttctttgtctttgaGGCATACTTTGTGAAGGGAttgcttcttccctcttctttgcccagtccccagcgaagtcgccaaaatgtgagaataccttttttgtgacactcaggcccaaggatcctgggcctaATAAGTggtttggtggaccgggccttgattcaccgcagctaatAGGCTGTTTAAGAATTAAGGAATGCACATGgcatgcttcctacaatacacgTAAATGACAAGTAaagatatttgtattgaaagaCATGTCAAAACAGCAAAACAAATTACAGAGAATAGAATCAACGAAGAACACAAAACAAATGCTATGAGGATCCTTAAATCAGTGAGACGTATTTGATTAGGATTTCTTTTGTTATGGTTACAgtatgctcactaagacgtgatacaaggttcaagcaagctcaaaaattacagtcttgaatggttatttcagccttcaaaacttgcaaagtttgattctttttgaatctGAGCATATGCAATAGTGGCTTTCACAGGATACCGGGAAAAAAAGTGTTATTAATTTCcctcagttttctcttcttttacaatacttttctgatgttttttttttctcttttaaaatcTGCCCCTTTTCTTCGTAACATgcccctccttttatagtgaaattctgGCATCCCAGGGGAACCATTGGTTTCCCTGTTTCGTCGTATGGTTAACAGAGCCTGTTCTGTGCTCATCACTCGGCAGGTTCTATTTcctattttttcattcttttcttctcttcagCTTTGATTCCTTTGAAAGTCCTTGGCTGGTCACCTACTtcgggacgtgctgaggtatgcccttctcgatATCAACGTTTGGCAGTTCTCTCCTTTTGCCCTTTTTCCCATCCGGGCGGAATCCAAGTCTGCCGTTTTGAAAGTCGCCTGTTGCCATTCCCCTTTTCGTAATTCTTTGTTCTAGTTCCCCGAGATGCTTCCCACTTGTGCCATGAGAAGTCGCTGGttatttcctctttctttgctGGGTCTTTTGGCACTGGTGACTTCTGctctgtttcttattttcttttcttgtctttttctttcgaaCGGTCTTAATCTTCCTTTTGACCGTGCTCATGTGCCTAGAAGGATCCGCGCCTCCTGGTAGTTGCTGAGGATCCtggctatttttctttaatctctCGCTGTGGGcctcttttccttcttgatgctttttcttttgggctttcaAGCCTCATAGGCctgctatttctttttctttcgtgGTCCCTTGCACCTGCTTCCTTGGACttggcttattttctttttgggcttGGCTCACTTTTTTGGGCTTGGGCACTATGatcttttttagacctcaacaaaagtaaatgtttatttttgaaaatatcagCAAATGTATGTATTATCTTGAAACTgaatatattgtaattaaaTAACCTTAGTTTGACTTTGTTGTTGATACACTGACTCCCAATGTGGTATCAAGCTTGTATTTGCAACATCCCTACAAGAAGTaattttataaaccaaaaatttaaatactaaattaatACTACAACTCAACAAGGTCATGTAATTACCTGGAATGTTTATGTGTTGGACAATTGGTTCTCACATGGCCCGTTTCTTTGCAAATGctacattttctctttttcatcaattgtttttcttttggatgttTTTGTCTCAAAGCTTTAGGCCTTCCCTTTGATGGAACATGTGGAGGGTCTCGCAAAGTAATTGGAAGATTTGATAATACTTGATTGTTTAATGTAGTATTATCAGGACTTTCTAAATCATCAACATCATGAACATCTTGCATGGCTAGAAGCTCCTCATGAACTTTTCGTAAAGTTTGTCCAAGATGCTTGTATTGCTTCTCTGATTGTGACCCTACCTCTGCAACTTCCAAAAATTGAAGCATCAAACTATATCTCATCATGGTAGAAGAAACTTGAGGCTCCACCTGTACCACATCACTAGATATGTCATGTACAATGTGCTTCTTGGCATTAATTGTCCATCTTTCTAAAATATAATGTGATGGAAGAAAGTCCACAAGAGATTTCTTCACAAAAACAACTAGGATATGCCTACAAATAATACCAACAAACTCAAAATTATGGCATGTACAAATAGCTTTTGTCTCAATAATATGAAGAGATACTTCATAAAATGACTTTCTCTCCCATGAGCTATCACCTTGTATATCTTCTTCACTCCTTCTTCATGATATTTGGATGGCTTGtattttttactacaaaataaCTCTTCTTGAAATTTCATAAACATCTTCCTTGTATAAACTTTTGCTGCCTCTGCTTCCAGCTTATGacatgttttcaaaattgacactgaattttttgtctttatatCTTGTTCTTTCTCTTTAAGATAACGTGCATTCAAAGCTAGCTCATATTGACATACAAAATTACTTATCGTTGTACTCGAAcgaatataatatttaaaaaatttattcatgcTTTCAGTCCTTTGAGTTGTAGACATCCTGGCACAAAATGAGCTTCGTAAGTAAGTTGGAACCCATCTTTCACGCCGCATATAAAGATTTCTCAACCAATCATTATCCCCCAATCCATATTTCTCCATAATCTTACTCCATTCTAACTCAAACTCTTCAATAGTGATTGTATCATGGATGCAATGGTAAAATTCTTCCTGAAAATTTGGATATTTACTACATACATGGGACAATTGTTCTGGAACTTTCTGTAAAGATGCACATACACAATCTATGAGTTGTATTTGGTAATACATCTGCAATTGCCTTAGCCATAGTCTTGTCATCGTCTGTTATAATTGTAGAAGGAGGATTTCCAGGCATTGCATTAAGCCAGGTCTTCAACAACCATgaataagattttgttgtttcattgACAAGCAAAGAACATCCAAACATCACAAATTGATGATGGTGGTTAACCCCTGTGAATAGAACAAAAGGTATCTTATAACGATTTGTTTGGTATGTAGCGTCAAAGGTAATGACATCTCCAAAATATTGGTATGCCATTCTTGACCTAGTATCTGCTCAAAAGCAATTACCCATACACCCATATTCATCAACTTCAATTGCATAAACAAAACTTGGATTTTTACATTGACtctcaataaaatatttgtacatTCCCTGAGCATCTCCATCTTGAAgcaactttctttttttactacccaaataattttgaatatcAACTGGAATACATCCAACATTATAATCACCACCAGATTCTTTACTTAACACAAACATTATCTTGCCTGGGGCTATACCTGACTCATTGAGTGTATCTATAAGATTCTTTTGGGCACTTGTTATCACTCTATGCCCACGAAGCAAACTTGTACTCTTAGGGGTAAGAAGCTCATGATTATGAGTCTCCACAAACTTACATACAATCCATGTATCATCAACTTTCTTTAAACCTATCATTACTTTGCATCCCACTCTTGTTTCTGCACGCTCTAGACCTGTTCTTTCATTGTCTTCATTACATTGACGACGAAATCCTTCCTTCGAACAAACATATTCAATTCCAACCCTTATTTTGTCTTTATTCTTTCGAGTATGATTTACTCGTATACTAAAACCCTTTCGCCTTGCATATGCATTATAATATGCACGAGCAACCTCTAAGTTTTCAAATACCATATCAAGATGTGGTTGTGAATGCCTATTGCATGTAAAAGGTTGATTTGAATCATCCAATGACAAGTCTACATTATTTTGATCTTCATTTATTTCTGACTCGTCATGTACTAAGTCATCCACCATATCACAAAGTGAGATTGTTTCAGGTTTTTTGTTGTTCGCACTCATATTTTCAATTCaagtaattttatatttcaatatgacctataaaaaacaaaagagaagaaaaattcatAAGCAACAAttaagaataaatttaaaatttgtgctATTACAATACTAAACTTGCCCAATTTGGCAAACTTGTTCTATTACATGAAACAGCTATCAAATAGCTCCAAGTACATTGGTACATTGGTACATATAGCTCCACTCAATAAACTTTATTACATAAAACAGCTCCAAGTACATCCTTATTTGCACTTTGGTACATATAGAGAGCAAATTGACATTACAAGTAGGAGAAAATTGACATTACAAGTAGGagtaaattatatttgaaactaaaaaaattttaatagctATCAAATAAGTGATACCAGCTGTGTCCCAGAGGCTAAAGTTGACAGCGGAGAATTCAATAACCACAGTAAGTAAACTTGTTGGAAAGGTACCTGTAAGaatcaaaattgaaagaaatacaaatccaagaaaaaaaaaaggaaaaaattcaaTCAAGGTTTTAAgtcaaggtttaaaaaaaaaaaaggaaacacaaatttaaaaattgaaagaaatatacATAGGAAACAATTCAGCAATCCTATCATACAATAAGTAACAAGTGCTTATAATTCTGACTATCATTGAAGGGACCCTTAGACCCAGCTTTACAATAGGTGAACATGCAAGTTTTACAGTCTATTTGCAGCTATATAATATTGAGAATGCCAGTAAGTACCTTAGTTCACCCACAAAATGTTGCAGCTCAATGATCTCAAGCTGAGATGCCTTGACAATCTTCTCCAAGGCACCAGCCTGTGTAAAGCAAATAAATATCTCAGCAAGGGAAAAATAGGGTTTGAAAAACATAACAAAACCTTAAACACATGGTACTCATTAGCAGATAATAGAAACTAGGGTCAAAatttttcctgcaaaattttcattggAAGATAATACTCTCCTAGGTATCAAATTAGCTATTACACTTCATTTTTATCAATGTTCTGTATCTGCagaacattatttttagtggACAGTTTGAAATATGAGTACATTAACAGGCTATGAATTTTGGTGCTAGCATTCATATAAAAGTTCTCATTAATAAAACACTATAATTTCCATTCATTGGTAAGTGATgaaaagatagagagagcaTGCCTTTGCCATGACAGATACAAAAGCATTTAAAAGAAGATTAGTTGTTACAATTGTGAGGGCATTTGAGTACCCCCAACCAAGCATATAAGCTTTATTCATATTATCTTCTAAATTCACAATCCAACTGACTCTTTAGGTTCAATTCAGTCAAGCAGAAAATTTTGTCTAATCTATGTTAAATGACAGTCATCTCCTACACCTTATGCCATGGACTTGAGCATTAAGCTGCCATAGAAGAGCCATACACAACAAACAGGACAGCATAAACAACCTAGTAGATACAATGCTTAAACAACTTCATTCTATATATTACTTCCAATCCAACATGTAGTAATTGATTTCCAATTTAATTTTAGGCCTATAGAATGGTACCCATTGTTTACATCTAATTCAGTTGACAAATTGTTCAATgactaaacaaataaatagacTGTAATTCTTATTCAATGCCTAAAGAAATGGTTATCTTAGACAATACCAAATAGACAACCATATAAAGTAACACTAAAGCAAATGCataacaaaaccacaaaattaaaaattagaaccTATGTTACACCTATTCATCACAATGAATTGGAACAACAAATGAGTATTCCCAACACTAAAACAACAACGACAACAGTATTATTATGTCAGAATTAggcaaaaatttataaacacaTCCAAATTCAGTGATGTTTTATCATTGAGCTTTGTGAAAAATCACTAATTTTTATAGtttcaaaagcaaacaaaagtaACCCATACACTTAGGAATAACAAacgaaaataacaaaaacttagCAAAAACTGATCTTAACACTTAGGAATCTAATCAAAACCCATAAAGAtaccaaaatatagaaaaaaaaaaaaaaaaaaaaaaaaaaaaaaaaaaaaaaacccacaaatatTTCATGAGGCTCCAGAAAAACTCcataaacccataaacaaacCCATCAATAATTCGAAATCCAAACTGGGGAAAAgggaaaatcatgaaaaacaaacCTTTGCATCGCAACACCATGCTCACGGTGGCTCCGGCATGTTTACAAGCTCTAGCAACGAATCCAGTGACTTGTGTGGCGGTATGCTTCGGTGTGTGGTGTGGTGGAGATTTGGGCAAGAGGAAGTAGAGGATGGAAGAGGGAGGAAGCAaaggaaaccaaaaaatttTGCCTAACTCGTTTTGGTTCTGATTTGGGGTTTAAGCGAGCTGTACTGTTTAGTGGGTTTGCGATCTGTGTGGCGGTGGTGGAGGTTCAGCGTGAAGGAAGTAGAGGAAGCAGAGGTGAAGGCATGAGCTTTTGTCTAGGCTGGTTTTCTTTCTTCGTTCTGCTCCGGCGATCAGGCTGTGGCGGTGGTGGAGGTTCGGCATGAAGGAAGCAGAGCTTAGAGTTTAGGGGTTTCTCTGTTTTCTTCTGTTTTGTCTGAGGTGAATGGCGTGAGTTTTGGCTATTTGGAGAGGGGTTTAATAAAAGTCCACGTGGCCTAATGTTATTGGCTAGCGTAAAACACTGGTTTTACGCCAGCTCCGGAcctagtgtgtgtttggatccACTGAGAAGCTGCTGCGATTACGTTTaattttcagcttttttttttttttttttttacgctaAAACACTACTGTTCATCACTGttatgaacagtagccgcaacttttgaccgtGAACAGTGtatatgtgcactgttcacagaccacacaaattacacttttcagcaactttttcattaaaaatgggttccacggtactattcacacatttaaaaattattttactacagtgttttcagtttttagttttcaatttcagcaaaataagttctatccaaacagacccctaatgttttctcttttagaATCCATGCGGTACAAGCATATCTTTAGAATTCaagtataatagaaaaatttgtaaattttacataattttacttaaaaatgaCTTATATCAGTTTAtgtataattatgtaaatttaaaaGTTTGTTACAATAATCTTGTAAATTTATACTGACATTATTCATAAGAAAAAGAGTAGATGGTAGTCgttgtgtgtgaagaaagagaaacaattaaaaattagaaaaaaaaactaatattttaataaaatatagtataaaataaataaatctaatgtgagatatttttaaaaattaatatgtaaaaaaaaaattatgctaaaataaatgtaaatttttacaCGAGGATGCTTTTAGTTCACAGTttacatatatgtgtgtgtgcgcgcgcgcacgagagagagagagaggaacctTCATAGTTCACACTAATTTTACTCACGAACCAATGAAATGAATTTccccactattttttttttttttgaaaatgggcTGGGTGTCTTTCAATTAATCAAAATCAGAATTGTCCAAATACAAAGCCTCAAGGGCCGGGTGGGGTTCTTCTTCCAACCACACATGTTCCTCACTTACAAATTTAGCAAACCGGGCCAAGGAATGAGCCACACCGTTAGCACTACGTCTAACACAGCTAGCTGAAAGCCTACGGAACCTCAACGCCAGGCAGCGAGCATCCTCATAAATATTTCCCAGCATGGAATGATCAGGTTTTGTGGCTGTCAAACCCCTTATAACAGTGGCGTTATCTCCCTCAACAACCACCTCTTGAAATCCAGTCTCCACAGCAAACTCCAAGGCTCTCCGACACGCCAAAATCTCTGCTTCTTCGCTGCTGGATACCAGAGGACCCTTCGCTGACAGCGCTGCCATCACAGCCCCTCTGTTGTTCCTTATAACAGCTCCAAAACCCATCGACTCTGTATCCGGAAAAACTGCCGCATCAAAATTTAGCTTATACAAATTTCCTGAAGGTGGACTCCATGTCTGCATAACAACTGGATTTGTATGGACAGCCAGCTGGACTTGTGAAGCTTTAAACTCACCAAGCAAATCTGATGCCCGTGAGTTTAGTCTTGAAGGATCCTGGACTTTCCCTCCATGCACCACCGTGTTTCTGTGGTTCCATATTAACCAGCAGTGGACCCAAAATAGCTCTAACTCTTCCTCAGACAGTCTATGGAGTAAGTCTTCTATCAGCTGCATGAAATCCCTATGTGCCGTGCCTACTTTCTGCAGTCTACGGGGACCCCCTGCCCACACGTCTTGTGCTGCTCCGCATTCCCAAAGCACATGGAGAACAGATTCTGGGACCTGGTTACAACGTTCACAGTAGGCATCCGGGACTACTTTCCTGCGAACTAAATTCTCACGAGTAGGCAGAATGTTTTGGCAAGCTCTCCATGCAAACACTCGGATTTTATTTGGCACTTTCATCTTCCAAACTTTTGCCCAAACCTGAGATCCTTCCACCAAAGTCATGAACTTTTTACAAAGTcatgaacttttttattttgtactatatagttattttaatttttctttgtccTCCATGATACGAGACCCAGAGAAAATTACATTTGAATCCATTCTGATGCTTTACGCTTCGCCTCATTTTCAAAATTGGCTTAGAATGTTcccttcaaaaagaaaaaaagaaaaaaaaaaagggctacaATCAAGCATAGTTCTTGTAAAAGATTTTAATGAATTGCTATTGAATGTGGAAAAAATGTCGATAAGCCCATTTTACATATTGAACATTAAGATATTGTTTGAATGATTTTCTAGTTTGGGTTTTTAGTGGACCAAAATATTCTTGATATGTTCTTgcctttttctcttaaaaaaacaattacttgATATGGCATGGAAATTACTTTCCACTTTCCATATGTCCACCTACCTAAAAAGTATAAACCATatgaaatcaaatttattttcttaatggGATTGGTGCAACACCAATTTGGTTctcattttcaaatattttcgAATCTACTACATTTTCTCAAAAGCTGAACATAGCACTAAAATTTTCACTAATATTAAAGAGATCACACACTAATCATTTGATGCAAATTATTCTCTTCTCCCATATTCAGATATTAATCATGCTTAAAGGAGTTTATTTATGGAGTTTTAAATGTAGTTAACATATGCCACTTGAGGAAGGTGTACTCCAACTAGGATCAAAGTGTACACTTATTAAAGCAAGTTGTGGGCACAAGCACCTGTGATGAGTGGTTTCCTCATAGGAAGTATGCCTCAGCCTGTAGTGAACTGGGCAAAGGGTAAAAATGGAGTTGCCACCTGGTTTAGGTTCAAGAACCAAATTAGGCATTTTGGGCCACTTATTTATTTGCATAGGTCTACATACCAGATTATGGGTCCAGAGTTTAGGTATggcttgggaaggtgttaggcaacTAAGACTGTCCGGCTTGTGGGCTAGCCTCCATTATGTATTGCTAGATTATATTTAGTTAAAGAGTTTATTAAGAGAGCCATAATCCTTAACCTAAACATGCATCAtgcacttaaataaaataacatacaCAACATGTTAAAGAGCACATCACAACATATAAGGAAACAAATCAAACAGATTACATTAAACATGGAAAGTtgacaattaaataaaacacataaggaaaaaatatcaaataaaacaaacatggCAAGATTGACCAAATAAAATATGGAAAGCAAATAAAC
This genomic stretch from Quercus lobata isolate SW786 chromosome 3, ValleyOak3.0 Primary Assembly, whole genome shotgun sequence harbors:
- the LOC115980714 gene encoding protein FAR1-RELATED SEQUENCE 5-like, with translation MSANNKKPETISLCDMVDDLVHDESEINEDQNNVDLSLDDSNQPFTCNRHSQPHLDMVFENLEVARAYYNAYARRKGFSIRVNHTRKNKDKIRVGIEYVCSKEGFRRQCNEDNERTGLERAETRVGCKVMIGLKKVDDTWIVCKFVETHNHELLTPKSTSLLRGHRVITSAQKNLIDTLNESGIAPGKIMFVLSKESGGDYNVGCIPVDIQNYLGSKKRKLLQDGDAQGMYKYFIESQCKNPSFVYAIEVDEYGCMGVNHHHQFVMFGCSLLVNETTKSYSWLLKTWLNAMPGNPPSTIITDDDKTMAKAIADEEFYHCIHDTITIEEFELEWSKIMEKYGLGDNDWHILVVFVKKSLVDFLPSHYILERWTINAKKHIVHDISSDVVQVEPQVSSTMMRYSLMLQFLEVAEVGSQSEKQYKHLGQTLRKVHEELLAMQDVHDVDDLESPDNTTLNNQVLSNLPITLRDPPHVPSKGRPKALRQKHPKEKQLMKKRKCSICKETGHGCCKYKLDTTLGVSVSTTKSN